In the genome of Dyadobacter fermentans DSM 18053, the window GCCGCCAGAAACCGCACCGTGCGCCAGCAGAACATTTACCTCGCGGGCAACGCGGGCCAATCCGCCTCCGGCCCGCTCACGCGGATCGCGATACCCGACTGGTTCTCCCCTTCCCGCACCATCAATGTCGATTTCGACACCAAATTTCCGGAATTCGAACCCGTGAAGGGCAAGCTGGTGATGCAGTACCGGCTGAACAACTATGTTCCTTCGGACAATTACTATAAAAGAGGGATCGGATATTTGTCCAATACTGAAAAAGAATATCCGTCGGAAAAGCTGCATTACACGGCCACTCCCAATTACTTCGGTGATAAGGACGAAAAATGGTTTGCGAGCCTTTCCAAAGAGCAGGTCGAAGCGCTGGCGGGCGTGCCGGGATTCGGCGTGTACGCCTACGATTTCGAGTTTTGGAGCCAGCATTATCCGAAGGAGGTCATTCAGCGGCTGATCTGGTTTTCGAGGGTGGTTAGAAAAAATCACCCGAACATGCATTTGATGGACTATTGGGGCGGCGGAGCCTATACCAATCCGCACATCAACACGGTGGGAGGCGCCGATCCGAAGAAATTCATGGGAGAATACGCGAACCCCAAATCCAATAACCCGAATTTCGATCCGCTGCCGAATGGCGATAGCTTCCGGGAAGTGTTCAACACCGTACCTATCGACGTGTACCCGAAGCCCATGTTCGCAACGGACCAGGCTGGTAACTCGCCGAATAACTTTGTGCTGCTGTCGGCGATCCATTCGCTGCGCATCAATAAGCTCCTGCCTTATCAGAAAAACAACAAGTTCATTTTCTACGGCTGGAACCGCTACATGCCATTGTACAAAGACCCGATCGTGCCCTGGAACTACCAGCTCACCGATCCGAAAGGCGAACTTATCATGAACCAGCTCGAAATGATGCCCGCCAGCCAGGCGCTGAGCTTCTCACTGTTTTCGCTGATCCTGTTCGACGGCTACTACCTCTGGCACGACGGCGCCCCGAGCGCCCGCAACCCAAATGCCTACAAGCTGTCGAAAGACATGTGGGGCTGGGGCTACGAATGGTATCCCGCCGATGGCAAGACCCCCGAAAACGAAGTGGGCCGCAACACCTCCGGCGGAACCGCGGCACCGTACTGGGATTTCCCTACCGAATATTATGCACTCGGCAACTGGATGGCGAAACAGGTGGAGGACGTCCTCACCGGCGGCACCAACCAGGACCTCGCATTCCAGCTCAACGGGCAGTGGGTTCAGCCCAAGAAAGAGCAGGTGCTGCTGGCGATCGACGGCAAGCAGCCATTTGTAACATCTATCGTAAAAGGTAACCAGATTGTCGTCTTGGCGGTTGATTCGTTCCAGCAGCCTTCTGCGGAGCGGAAAATGAAGGTGAGGTTACCGGATGGCGTCGAAACGGAGATCGAGCTTTATGGCAACTGGCCGTCGCTCTACCGCGGGACTTTGAAGAAATAATCTCGCCATTTTTATAAACGAAGAGAGCTCGCTGCAATGGCGAGCTCTCTTCGTTTTATATGCGACTCAATGCTAGGCAACTTTCACGTAGCTTCCGAGCCATTTCAAATGCGTGCCGTACTTATGCATGATCTCGCGCACTTGCGGGTCGTCCATATGTCCGAGGAACTCCACCAGGAACCACGCGCGGAACGACGCCTCGCCGCGTAACGGCCGGCTTTCGATCTTGGTGAGGTTAATGCCCCGGTCGTTGAAGTCTTTCAGGAATTCGTAGAGCACACCCGGGCGGTTGGTGTTGGGCAGGTTGGCGATGATCGTCGTTTTGTCGTCGCTGCTCTTCACATTGGTAAAGTCTTTCGCGAGGATCAGGAAGCGGGTCTGGTTCTGATCGCTGTCTTCGATATTGTCGAAAAGAATGGGTACGCCAAACAGCCGGGCCGAAATGGATGAACAAATAGCCGCTGCATCCGGCTCTTCCGAAGCGAGTTTCGCGGCTTTGGACGTAGAATCCACAGGAATGAGCTCGATGCCCATGCCTTCGAGGTATTCGCTGATGAACTTCCCGCATTGCCGGAATGCAATGTCTTTGGAATAAATCCTTTTGATGGATTTCAGGGTATCGGATTGCGACGCGAATGTGAAATGCACTTTGAGAAGCATTTCGGCCACAATGGACAAGTTCTTCTCACGCAAGAAATCCACTGTTTCTACCACAATCCCTTCCTGGTTATTTTCGATCGGCACCACGCCGAATTTGGCACGGCCGGTTTCTACACTTTCAAAAACCGAATGGATGGTAGGCAAAACCAAATATTCGCTCATGGCGCCGAAGCGGCTTTCGGCCGCCTGGTGCGTAAAGCTACCTTCCGGCCCAAGGTAGGAGATCCGCTCAGGCAGTTCCAGGTTGCGGGATACGGCAAAAATTTCGAAGAAAATGGCGTCGATCGCCTGCCGGGAGAGTAACCCGTTGTTATGCTGCGCGAGCCGGTCGAGAATTTGCTTTTCTCTTTCGGGGCGGTAGATGATCGACTGGGAAGACCGTTTCAGCTCGCCTACTTTTTTGACAAGCTCCATACGCTCGTTCAAAATGCTCAGCAGCTGGTCGTCCAGCCCGTCGATTCTGTTTCTTAAATCTTGTAATTCCACAAATTCACTTTGATAATGATGATCAGAACCGGGAGGTGCATTCCACTGTTCATTAAAGCCCCTCCCGGTTCAATATTACTTGACCGGCCCAAAGATAGTGCGCGGCATGCAATGCGTCACCGGTCTATCCGGCGAGCGCAAGTTCGTCAACGTTCTTCTCTACTTTGAGGTTGTCGATGATAAACCGCTGTCTTTCAGGCGTATTTTTACCCATAAAATAACTCAGCAGTTTTTGAATGGATGTTTCTTTTTGCAGGATCACCGGCTCCACACGCATGTCTTCGCCGATAAACTTGCCGAATTCCTCCGGTGAGATTTCGCCCAATCCTTTAAAGCGGGTGATTTCCGGCTTGTTGCCCAGCTTGTCGATCGCCGCCTGCTTTTCCTCCTCGCTGTAACAATAGATGGTTTCCTTCTTGTTGCGGACGCGGAACAATGGTGTTTCAAGCACAAACAAATGCCCGTTCCGCACCAGGTCGGGGAAGAATTGCAGGAAAAAGGTCATCAGCAGCAAGCGGATGTGCATTCCGTCCACATCGGCGTCGGTCGCGATGATAATGCGGTTGAAGCGCAGGTTTTCCACACCATTTTCCACATCCAATGCATGTTGAAGCAGGTTGAATTCCTCGTTTTCGTACACGATCTTCTTGGTAAGCCCAAATGAGTTCAGCGGTTTTCCGCGCAAACTGAACACGGCCTGCGTCTGAATGTCACGCGACTTGGTGATCGAACCGCTGGCCGAATCTCCTTCGGTAATAAAAAGCGTGGTTTCGTAACGATTGTCGCTTTTCAGATCGGTGAGGTGAACGCGGCAGTCGCGAAGTTTCTTGTTGTGCAAATTCGCTTTTTTCGCCCGGTCGTTGGCAAGTTTTTTAATGCCTGCCAGCTCTTTCCGTTCCCGCTCCGACTGCTCGATCCGCTTCTTCAATGCGTCGCGCGATTCGGGGTTCATGTGCAGGAAGTTGTCGAGCCTTTCCTTTACGAAATCGTTAACAAATGTCCTCACAGTGGTGCTGTTAGGATCTGGCGTGATGGTGTTGGAACCGAGTTTGGTTTTGGTTTGAGACTCGAAAACAGGCTCCTGGACGCGGATTGCAATGGCGCCGATGATCGATGAGCGAATGTCTTCCGGCGCGTAATCTTTCCCGAAATGTTCACGCACCGCCTTCACAACCGCTTCCCTGAATGCAGCGAGATGGGTACCTCCTTGTGTCGTATACTGACCATTCACAAAAGAGTAGTATTCCTCACCATATTGATTGCCATGAGTCATCGCCAGTTCAATGTCCTCTCCTTTGAGATGAATGATCGGATAACGCAGCGTTTCGGCGTCGGATTTGCTTTTCAGGAGGTCGAGCAGGCCGTTTTGGGAAAAGTATTTCTGCCCGTTGAAATTGATCGTCAACCCGGCATTCAGGTAGCAGTAATTCCAGATCATGTTGTCCAGGTACTGCGGAATGTACCTGAAATTCTTGAAAATAGTGCCGTCCGGCTCAAACGCCACGTGCGTGCCATTGCGCTGGCTGGTAGTGCCTTCCGGCGATTCGTTCAGCAATGCGCCCTGGTTAAACTCGGCACTTTTGGTCTTGCCGTCGCGGTACGACTGCACCTTGAAATGGCTCGAAAGCGCATTAACCGCCTTGGTACCCACGCCATTCAGGCCGACCGACTTCTGAAATGCGCCCGAATCGTACTTCCCGCCGGTGTTGATCTTCGAAACGCAATCCACCACCTTGCCCAGCGGAATGCCGCGGCCGTAGTCGCGCACTTCCACGCGGTGCTCGGAAATCTTGATTTCAATCGTTTTGCCATTGCCCATCATGTGTTCATCGATCGAGTTATCGACCACTTCTTTCACAAGAACGTAAATTCCATCGTCCACCGACGAGCCGTCGCCGAGCTTTCCGATGTACATCCCGGGCCTCAGGCGGATATGTTCTTTCCAGTCAAGCGACCGGATACTGCTCTCGTCGTACTGAACATTTGTACTTTCCATATTTATAACTATTCTTTTAGGAGTATTAGCGGTTTCAAAACCGGTATTTTAATAATTTGAATCTTTTGTCGTTACCCTGTTATAACTTTGCGGGGCTTCCGGGGAACCGGCCCCCGATTAATAGAAATTCTTTAAAAATAGGAAAAATCTAATTTACTTTGCCATGATATACACTACCACAATATTGCGTGTACTCGAATCCCAAATTCAAAAATACTAGTCTTATACATAGTTTTAATGAATTTTCAGACTTTCAATAGTACAATAATTCTTCTTATGAACAGATCCAGGTTGGCTAAAAGTTATAAATCTATACTTCCCTATTTCCTGAGTTTAATCATTTCGTTACCCGCTTTTTCACAGGTCATTGCTCCAACGGCCCCTTCGGGAGCTGGTCCTACGTCGACCGGCGCGCAAGGTGTTCCGCAATCGGGCCCGAGAGGCACGGGCACTACCGGCACGGGTAACACGCAATCGGGCCCCGGCGGCCAGCAAGGCACCGGCCAGCAGGGTGCCAATCAGCAGGGAGGCAACCAGCAGCAGGGGAATCAGCAGCAGGGAAATGATGGCCAGGGAGGCGATAAAGGCAAAAATGCCGCCAACCAGAACGGCCAGAATAGCGAAGGTGGTGAGCAAAGCAAGATTAACACCAGCACCAGCACCACCCTCACCCCGGAAGAGCAGGCCAAAGAAGCCATGCGCCAGAAGATCTACGGTTATTCCATTTTCGCAGATAAAAATCTGGCACCAATCCCTGATTTACAGATCGTTACACCTACCACTTATGTAGTAGGCCCCGGCGATGAGATGAAAATCTACCTGTACAACTACGCCGAAAGCACTTATGAGGTGGTCGTCAACAAGGACGGTTTCATCAGCATTCCGCGTGTTGGTAATGTGATGGTCGCTGGCCGCACCATTGAAGAGATCAGAAAAATCCTGATTGATAAATTTGCCAAATTCGTGCCGGGAATGCTCGGCGGCGGCGGCGAAACGGCCCGTACCAAACTGATGGTAACCCTCGGCGAAGTGCGTTCGGTAAAAGTATTTGTAACCGGAGAAGTAATCAACCCCGGAACGTACACAGTATCATCGCTTTCTTCCGCTTTTAATGCGCTTTATCAGGCCGGCGGACCTAACGAAATTGGATCTTTCCGCGAAATCCGGGTAGTACGCCAAGGCAAGGTAGTATCGAAAATGGACATTTACGACTACCTGGTAAACGGCAAGATCGACGGCGACATCCGCGTGCAGGAAAACGATAACATCGTGGTAGGCTACTACCTGAAACGCGCCGAAATTGCAGGAATGGTGAAACGCCCGGGTATTTATGAACTGACGCCCGAAGAAAAGCTGGGAGACGTACTTCGCTACTCCGGTGGATTTAACGACAAAGCTTACCGCGCACGCTTGAAAATCCAACGCATTACCTCGCGCGAACGCAAAATCCTCGACGTACCTGAAACACAATATGATACATTCGAGATGGCGACCGGGGACTCCATTACCGTAGAAACCGTGCTCGACCGCTACGAAAACATCGTGACGATCCAGGGAGCGGTAATGCGCCCGGGTGAATACTCGCTCGACAACAGCCCGACTTTAAAGCAACTCATCGAAAATGCACAAGGCATGCGTGAAGACGCTTTTGTAGGCCGTGTGAATGTGCTGCGCACCCGTGAAGACCTTACCATCCAGACCATCCCCATTAACTACACCGACGTGCTGAACGGCGTAACGCCCGACCTCGTACTCACACGCCTTGACGAAGTAATCGTTCCGTCGCGTTTCGAAATGGCTGAAACGGCGTTCGTGAGCGTGGAAGGTGAAGTTAACAACACCAAAATCGGTGAAAACGAAGGAAAATTCCCCTACACGACCGACATGACGCTCGAAGACGTACTCGTGCAGGCCGGTGGTTTGAAAGAATCGGCTTACACTTCCGAAATCGAGGTGGTACGCCGTAAAAGAAACTCGGTGGCCGGTGCAGCGAATGCGCAGATTTCGGAGGTCTATAAGTTCAATGTAAACCGCGACCTATCCCTGAATGCGAAAGCGACCAATTTCGTCCTGTTCCCATTCGACCAGGTAATCGTTCGCAAATCGCCTAATTATGTGGAGCAGCAAACGGTATTTGTAGAAGGCGAAGTGCTGGTGAACGGCCCTTACACCATTATCAACAAAAACGACAAGATCAGCGATATTATCAAAAGAGCCGGCGGCCTTACCGAGCTGGCATATCCGGAAGGAGCGACCCTCCTGCGTCGCACGGTTGTGAAAAACCTCGACGAGCCGGTAGATTACGAGCAGGTGCAGCAAACTGAAAAGCGGATCAAATCAGGCACGCTTACAGGCGACCTGCCGAACGTGAAAGAAGAGAAAATTGGTATTGTATTGAAAAATATCCTGAAAAACCCGGGATCGTTTGAAGACCTCGTGGTGCAGGAAGGTGATATCATCCGTATTCCGAAACGTCTGGAAACCGTTCAGGTGACTGGCTCGGTGTTGTACCCAACTACCGTGAAATACGGCAAAGGCATGAACTTTACGGATTACATTTCGCAATCGGGTGGTTTTACGGTGCAATCGCTCAGAAAGAGCTCATATATCAAATACCCGAACGGCAATATCGACCGCACAAGAAGATTCCTGTTTTTCAATGTGTACCCGAAAGTACAGCCGGGATCGGAGATTTTCGTTCCAACAAGAGCCGCTCCTGCGCTTAACCCGCAACAAACTATTGCTACCGCTACCGGTTTGCTAGGTTCGGTAATGTCATTGATTTTAGCAGTATTGGCTTTCCGTTCAATTAACTAACCATGTCGACGACCACACATCAAATCCCGGAAGACGAACTATCCCCGAAGGAAGTCGTTGAGAAAGTACTGGTAATCAAAGATGCACTGATCCGTAACTGGAAATGGCTCTTGCTTCTGCCGGTTGTAGGTTTCGGTATCGGCTATGCCATGGATACTTACGAGAACAAGCCGCCGACCTACGAGGCCAATGTGGTGTTTAACCTCGGTGCCGCGGGCGCCAGCTCAGGCATTGGCGACGTAGCAGGCCTATTGGGCCTGGGTGCTCAGCCGGACGCGAATATCTTCACCGGAGAAAACTTTTTTTACTTCGTGAAATCGCGCCCCGTCTTGGAGCGCAACCTCATGAAAGAGGTCGAGATCAACGGTAAAAAGCAGATCCTCGCCAATTTCTACATCGATTCCAGCGGCATTAAGACTTCCGACTGGGCCGATTATCCGGACTTGCAGAAATTCCAGTTCGCGACGAACGATCTGAAAAAGATGGATATCAACTCCCGGATCAACCTCAATGCGATCGTGAAGCGGTGCGCGGAGGCAACGGAAATCGCGTCGCTCGACCGGAAATCGTCATTTACATCGCTCTCCACCAAAATGGAGAACGAACACCTCGCCGGCCTTTGGGTAACTACCCTGCTCGAAACCGTGGAGGAAATGTATACCGAAAACCAGACGCAGAAAACACGGAAAACGCTCCGCCTGCTTCAACACCGCGCCGACTCGCTGGCGGCTGTATTGGGCATTGCCGAACACAAACTGGCCAAGCAGCTCGATTACAGCCAGCAGATCATGATGCCGGAAGCGAAAGTATCGGCCAACAGCATGGAAAGAAAATCTTCATTCCTGCAACAGCTGTACTACGAAGCGATGGCCAATGCGGAGAAAATGCGGATTTCACTCGTGAAGGAAGCCCCGCTTTTCACAGAGATCGAAGGTATCAAAGTGCCTTTGGATGTTAAATATGAAGACAAGCGCAATGCCAAAATCGGGGCACTGGCGGGATTGATGATTGCACTGATCCTTGTGTATTTCAGAACAGTGTTTTCCACCCCTACCACCACCACTACCGTACGTAAGGAAGTAGTAACGGCATAATCATGGCAACTCAACACTCTATTACTATTAAGGCCGGCGGGTCTGAAAAAGATTACTGGAAAGACCTTTGGCTGAACAGGCAATTGCTGTGGATTCTTTCTAAAAGAGATATTTCCGTTCGTTATAAGCAAACACTCCTCGGCGTGGCATGGAGCGTGCTGCGGCCGCTGATGACGATGGTCGTAATGGTGTTCGTATTCAGTTACCTGGCCAAAATCAAAAGCGATCCCGGTGTTCCCTACCCTTTGATGGTGTTGAGCGGGCTCACAATCTGGACTTTTTTCGCCAACACGTTTACGCAGATCAGTAACAGTATCCTGATCAACTCCAACCTGGTTTCTAAGGTTTACTTTCCCAGGCTGCTCATGCCGCTCAGCTCTATCGCCGTAGGTTTCGTCGATTTTTTGATCACATTCGGGATATTCCTGATCCTGACAGCCGCCTTCCAGCACCCGATCAGCTGGCAGATTGTATTTCTTCCTTGCTTCATTTTACTTACATTTATTACTTCAATGGGCTTTGGCCTGTTTTTTGC includes:
- the pheA gene encoding prephenate dehydratase; the protein is MELQDLRNRIDGLDDQLLSILNERMELVKKVGELKRSSQSIIYRPEREKQILDRLAQHNNGLLSRQAIDAIFFEIFAVSRNLELPERISYLGPEGSFTHQAAESRFGAMSEYLVLPTIHSVFESVETGRAKFGVVPIENNQEGIVVETVDFLREKNLSIVAEMLLKVHFTFASQSDTLKSIKRIYSKDIAFRQCGKFISEYLEGMGIELIPVDSTSKAAKLASEEPDAAAICSSISARLFGVPILFDNIEDSDQNQTRFLILAKDFTNVKSSDDKTTIIANLPNTNRPGVLYEFLKDFNDRGINLTKIESRPLRGEASFRAWFLVEFLGHMDDPQVREIMHKYGTHLKWLGSYVKVA
- a CDS encoding DNA topoisomerase IV subunit B; this encodes MESTNVQYDESSIRSLDWKEHIRLRPGMYIGKLGDGSSVDDGIYVLVKEVVDNSIDEHMMGNGKTIEIKISEHRVEVRDYGRGIPLGKVVDCVSKINTGGKYDSGAFQKSVGLNGVGTKAVNALSSHFKVQSYRDGKTKSAEFNQGALLNESPEGTTSQRNGTHVAFEPDGTIFKNFRYIPQYLDNMIWNYCYLNAGLTINFNGQKYFSQNGLLDLLKSKSDAETLRYPIIHLKGEDIELAMTHGNQYGEEYYSFVNGQYTTQGGTHLAAFREAVVKAVREHFGKDYAPEDIRSSIIGAIAIRVQEPVFESQTKTKLGSNTITPDPNSTTVRTFVNDFVKERLDNFLHMNPESRDALKKRIEQSERERKELAGIKKLANDRAKKANLHNKKLRDCRVHLTDLKSDNRYETTLFITEGDSASGSITKSRDIQTQAVFSLRGKPLNSFGLTKKIVYENEEFNLLQHALDVENGVENLRFNRIIIATDADVDGMHIRLLLMTFFLQFFPDLVRNGHLFVLETPLFRVRNKKETIYCYSEEEKQAAIDKLGNKPEITRFKGLGEISPEEFGKFIGEDMRVEPVILQKETSIQKLLSYFMGKNTPERQRFIIDNLKVEKNVDELALAG
- a CDS encoding SLBB domain-containing protein, whose product is MNRSRLAKSYKSILPYFLSLIISLPAFSQVIAPTAPSGAGPTSTGAQGVPQSGPRGTGTTGTGNTQSGPGGQQGTGQQGANQQGGNQQQGNQQQGNDGQGGDKGKNAANQNGQNSEGGEQSKINTSTSTTLTPEEQAKEAMRQKIYGYSIFADKNLAPIPDLQIVTPTTYVVGPGDEMKIYLYNYAESTYEVVVNKDGFISIPRVGNVMVAGRTIEEIRKILIDKFAKFVPGMLGGGGETARTKLMVTLGEVRSVKVFVTGEVINPGTYTVSSLSSAFNALYQAGGPNEIGSFREIRVVRQGKVVSKMDIYDYLVNGKIDGDIRVQENDNIVVGYYLKRAEIAGMVKRPGIYELTPEEKLGDVLRYSGGFNDKAYRARLKIQRITSRERKILDVPETQYDTFEMATGDSITVETVLDRYENIVTIQGAVMRPGEYSLDNSPTLKQLIENAQGMREDAFVGRVNVLRTREDLTIQTIPINYTDVLNGVTPDLVLTRLDEVIVPSRFEMAETAFVSVEGEVNNTKIGENEGKFPYTTDMTLEDVLVQAGGLKESAYTSEIEVVRRKRNSVAGAANAQISEVYKFNVNRDLSLNAKATNFVLFPFDQVIVRKSPNYVEQQTVFVEGEVLVNGPYTIINKNDKISDIIKRAGGLTELAYPEGATLLRRTVVKNLDEPVDYEQVQQTEKRIKSGTLTGDLPNVKEEKIGIVLKNILKNPGSFEDLVVQEGDIIRIPKRLETVQVTGSVLYPTTVKYGKGMNFTDYISQSGGFTVQSLRKSSYIKYPNGNIDRTRRFLFFNVYPKVQPGSEIFVPTRAAPALNPQQTIATATGLLGSVMSLILAVLAFRSIN
- a CDS encoding ABC transporter permease; the encoded protein is MATQHSITIKAGGSEKDYWKDLWLNRQLLWILSKRDISVRYKQTLLGVAWSVLRPLMTMVVMVFVFSYLAKIKSDPGVPYPLMVLSGLTIWTFFANTFTQISNSILINSNLVSKVYFPRLLMPLSSIAVGFVDFLITFGIFLILTAAFQHPISWQIVFLPCFILLTFITSMGFGLFFAVLNVRFRDIGQLIPFLVQVGMYACPVAYSSTLAQGTWFEKYYNLNPLVGIIDGFRWCLLGDKAYFNPESLYSTAAISTIILIISLIYFRKKENTFVDHI